In the Purpureocillium takamizusanense chromosome 5, complete sequence genome, one interval contains:
- a CDS encoding uncharacterized protein (COG:S~EggNog:ENOG503NZJG~SECRETED:SignalP(1-21~SECRETED:cutsite=SIA-RQ~SECRETED:prob=0.5523)) has protein sequence MRTPTAHLGFGLLGLLHVSIARQVRLSALKDTTQDRIEASSWCDRGCYEAEALQTYRSFDAAAPKVEVVLANDRCDGGLTFIEPDGWQAYGSGLAVFDGRGDLVWTPTRWAETRDARVQSFDNALYMTFWVRDGDSDVGHYIMLDETYTVVKEIRPGGGIYGDVQSLLITDDGTAIITIDLQTKRRSRTGASTRHDHGSVFQEIDLESGALIFEWHASDHPTDSSEARHLARTQALPNGNTLRYGSESSGFVELSPEGQRLCEMRIGRTRHTAQRGRSSRVYRVSKFPWVGHPHTKPSIAVRPEGDGDEHEASLYVSWNGATEVRAWVLQSGPTADSTAFINHLTVERQGFETRIAVPVNSERHLRVLALDKDWRFLGHSDSVPRRG, from the exons ATGCGCACGCCCACGGCGCATCTTGGCTTCGGCCTTTTGGGCTTGCTACACGTATCCATCGCCCGTCAAGTCCGCCTAAGCGCCCTCAAAGACACGACACAGGACCGCATCGAAGCCTCCTCGTGGTGCGACCGCGGCTGCTATGAAGCCGAGGCGCTGCAAACGTATCGCTCTtttgacgccgccgctcccaaggtcgaggtcgtgCTCGCGAATGACCGATGCGATGGCGGGCTCACCTTCATAGAGCCTGACGGCTGGCAAGCCTATGGATCCGGGTTGGCGGTTTTTGACGGCAGAGGGGACCTGGTTTGGACGCCTACGCGCTGGGCCGAGACGAGGGACGCGAGGGTACAGAGCTTCGACAATGCTTTGTACATGACTTTTTGGGTCCGTGACGGGGACTCGGACGTCGGGCATTACATCATG CTTGACGAGACCTACACCGTGGTCAAAGAAATCCGCCCTGGAGGTGGCATATATGGCGACGTTCAGAGCCTCCTCATCACTGATGACGGCACTGCGATCATCACCATTGATCTGCAGACGAAGAGGCGATCTCGGACGGGCGCTTCTACACGGCACGATCACGGCAGCGTCTTTCAGGAGATTGATCTTGAATCGGGTGCCCTCATCTTCGAATGGCATGCCTCCGACCATCCCACGGATTCGTCCGAAGCCCGGCATCTGGCCCGGACGCAGGCTCTTCCCAACGGAAACACATTACGTTATGGAAGCGAAAGTTCAGGCTTTGTTGAGCTTTCGCCAGAAGGGCAGCGGCTGTGCGAAATGCGTATCGGTCGTACTCGACACACAGCCCAGAGAGGGCGAAGCAGCCGGGTATACCGAGTGTCCAAGTTCCCCTGGGTAGGTCACCCGCATACGAAGCCGTCAATAGCGGTACGCCCAGAGggagatggcgacgagcacgaggccAGTTTGTACGTGAGCTGGAACGGAGCTACCGAAGTGCGCGCGTGGGTGCTCCAGAGTGGACCGACCGCGGACAGCACTGCGTTCATCAACCATTTGACGGTCGAGCGCCAGGGTTTCGAAACGAGGATAGCTGTGCCGGTCAATTCGGAGCGTCACTTGCGGGTGCTTGCGCTGGACAAGGACTGGCGCTTTCTCGGGCACTCGGACAGTgtgccgcgacgaggatAG
- a CDS encoding uncharacterized protein (SECRETED:SignalP(1-20~SECRETED:cutsite=VVA-FD~SECRETED:prob=0.8971)): MKTAIILLPTLVSLLGRVVAFDAGSLSGHIDEIPACALSAFAKAMPAEGCDTTKVDGSDIECLCKNAGLIARDVARDVEAQCALDFGGAVGKACGIWIALSSSATDFPRATSILGDKLQGKGGAATKTTDTVTSQTTSAAAAAGTTTTSQSGTAAATTTTTTTASKGAAAAPAASAYLSGMAGVLAAAAAALV, from the exons ATGAAGACGGCTATCATTCTCTTGCCTACTCTGGTGAgcctcctcgggcgcgtGGTCGCCTTCGACGCGGGCAGCCTTTCTGGACACATCGACGAGATCCCGGCATGTGCGCTCTCGGCCTTTGCCAAGGCGATGCCCGCCGAGGGATGCGACACGACCAAGGTTGATGGTTCGGACATTGAGTGCCTCTGCAAGAACGCGGGACTTATTGCCCGTGATGTGGCGCGAGATGTGGAGGCGCAATGTGCCCTCG ACTTTGGAGGGGCTGTTGGCAAGGCGTGCGGCATTTGGATcgccttgagcagctcggcgactGACTTTCCCCGCGCGACAAGCATCCTCGGGGACAAGCTTCaaggcaagggcggcgcggccaccaAGACGACCGACACTGTAACCAGTCAGACCACgtccgcagccgccgccgcggggacgacgacgacctcacAGTCTGGGACTGccgctgcgacgacgacgacgacgacgactgcatCGAAaggagccgcggcggcgccggcagcgtccGCGTATCTCTCGGGTATGGCGGGGGttctcgccgcggcggcagcggccctTGTGTGA
- a CDS encoding uncharacterized protein (SECRETED:SignalP(1-23~SECRETED:cutsite=VSA-LP~SECRETED:prob=0.5937)~EggNog:ENOG50) encodes MYASIIKSAVLVAALAGTTAVSALPQAAQYPDKCGDMVCQPDTPLCCGVYYNGNIELECVAGKTCPPIQYPTKTTTTATPTPPATTTTSSTAPPASPTFGPKCGDSFFCKPGQVCCTLYKCADTPEQCPK; translated from the coding sequence ATGTACGCCTCCATCATCAAGtccgccgtcctcgtcgccgccctcgccggcaccaccgccgtcagCGCGCTCCCGCAGGCCGCGCAGTACCCCGACAAGTGCGGCGACATGGTCTGCCAGCCCGACACGCCGCTCTGCTGCGGCGTCTACTATAACGGCAACATCGAGCTCGAGTGCGTGGCCGGCAAGACGTGCCCGCCCATCCAGTATCCCACCAagaccacgacgacggcgacgcccacgccccctGCCACCACGACTACGAGCTCCAcggcgcctcccgcctcgcctACCTTTGGGCCCAAGTGCGGCGATTCATTCTTCTGCAAGCCCGGGCAGGTGTGCTGCACGCTCTACAAGTGCGCCGACACGCCCGAGCAGTGCCCCAAGTAA
- a CDS encoding uncharacterized protein (COG:S~EggNog:ENOG503P4P5) codes for MTDTPQTLVQRGYDEIAETYLQWATQKETPRPAQLQLLLRELGPAVAPSAHVLELGCGAGVPGTQILSRACGRVVANDISTAQMRLARTHIGTADTNVEFMPGDMTQLSFHDGSFQAVVALYSIIHLPRDDQRAMFRRAYAWLAPGGLLLCNLGTSEDDEGEGSVASWLGTQMYWSQCGPEANARMVAEAGFDVVRNTIIEEEEDGRVIPFQWILARKQGELAT; via the coding sequence ATGACCGACACGCCGCAGACCCTCGTCCAGCGCGGCTACGATGAAATCGCCGAAACGTACCTCCAGTGGGCAACGCAAAAGGAGACcccccgcccagcccagctgcagcttctcctccgcGAACTCggccccgccgtcgcgccctcCGCACACGTCCTAGAactcggctgcggcgccggcgtaCCGGGAACGCAGATCCTCTCGCGGGCATGCGgacgcgtcgtcgccaacgacatCTCCACCGCGCAGATGCGCCTCGCGCGGACGCACAtcggcaccgccgacaccAACGTCGAGTTCATGCCCGGCGACATGACGCAGCTGTCCTTCCACGACGGATCCttccaggccgtcgtcgcgctgtACTCCATCATCCACCTCCCGCGCGACGACCAGCGGGCCATGTTCCGGCGCGCCTACGCGTGGCTCGCGCCCGGGGGCCTGCTCTTGTGCAACCTGGGCACGtcggaagacgacgagggcgaggggtcggtggcgagctggctgggGACGCAGATGTACTGGAGCCAGTGCGGTCCCGAGGCCAACGCGCGCatggtggcggaggcggggtTCGATGTCGTGCGGAATACGATtatcgaggaggaggaggacgggcggGTGATTCCGTTTCAGTGGATACTTGCGCGGAAGCAGGGGGAGCTGGCGACGTGA
- a CDS encoding uncharacterized protein (EggNog:ENOG503PEJA) gives MRCAQLSPPDISRTTIERFPRSNKCRSTRQPTTMSQQQDTSSPFVITTVLGTRTFDLESIQRGGEAAAPASDGELAWPYIPYDYEPPSAAHEDAVRQVAYIGLLLKTHAPLHEQDDPELLSLLLRSLETRRDLTRRVLQYTVVERGLKALSKKCGDVPAAQEFDLAARAQALTRHWYDRDRSDDPNKKDATGDIPYAPLIKTPSTAAIDKPDDDDGTLRLSESAQSDADAIFKAIKMEREHACSYFRLHRPKPMAWHPQTASAWEKVDREAAATGSMYHLPDFIPIYMGFGLQSMDVPFTWRNPDWDEARVEEYAAAKEFKRQFESTTGSYPLRSEDILQSS, from the exons ATGAGGTGCGCGCAGCTCTCGCCTCCAGACATTTCGCGGACAACCATTGAGCGGTTCCCAAGGAGCAACAAGTGTCGGTCGACTCGACAGCCAACAACCAtgagccagcagcaggacaCGTCCTCCCCGttcgtcatcaccaccgtcCTGGGCACGAGGACGTTTGACCTGGAATCCATCCAGCGTGGCGGAGAAGCAGCCGCTCCCGCGAGCGACGGTGAGCTGGCCTGGCCGTATATACCGTACGACTATGAgcccccgtcggccgcgcACGAAGACGCCGTCAGACAAG TTGCGTACATTGGCCTGCTGCTCAAGACCCACGCGCCACTCCACGAGCAAGATGACCCAGAGCTCCTCTCCCTGCTGCTCCGCTCGCTCGAGACACGCCGCGACCTCACCCGGCGCGTGCTGCAATacaccgtcgtcgagcgcggaCTCAAGGCCTTGTCCAAAAAGTGCGGCGACGTTCCAGCCGCCCAGGAGTTTGacctcgcggcgcgggcccaGGCGTTGACGCGCCACTGGTATGACCGCGACAGGAGCGACGACCCGAACAAGAAGGATGCCACGGGCGACATTCCCTACGCGCCGCTGATCaagacgccctcgaccgctGCCATTGacaagcccgacgacgacgacgggacgctGCGCCTTAGCGAGAGCGCCCAgtccgacgccgacgccatcttcAAGGCCATCAAGATGGAGCGCGAGCACGCCTGCTCGTATTTCCGGCTGCACCGCCCCAAGCCCATGGCCTGGCACCcgcagacggcgagcgcgtggGAAAAGGTCGatcgcgaggcggcggcgacgggcagcatGTACCACCTGCCCGACTTTATCCCCATCTACATGGGCTTCGGCCTACAGTCGATGGACGTGCCGTTTACGTGGCGGAACCCGGACTGGGACGAGGCCCGGGTGGAGGAGtatgcggcggcgaaggagtTTAAGCGCCAGTTTGAGAGCACCACGGGCTCGTACCCTCTGCGGAGCGAGGATATTCTTCAATCCTCGTAG
- a CDS encoding uncharacterized protein (COG:S~EggNog:ENOG503NWXR~TransMembrane:9 (i151-176o182-205i212-229o249-269i643-660o666-688i695-714o720-739i792-810o)) yields MNTASPARTAQQPERPEAHRSTPSQHVENNSAAPLSHTPRESPSRASEPQYESLPNGDAAMRAPSKDSALRRAFKTLGRKLHAPAAGFARWLASPKGRGVLKCTIAYTIASLATFVAPLSDFLGRPDGKHVVATITVYFHASRSAGSMIEAVLIASVAVAYAELISILSMATSVFVGSALGLVTLAHVLVVVVFIGGGFGFMGWVKQKMSNPLVNVGSTLASLAIIGVVTKENAVVDNVFSNHKIVQVFKMLIMGITTAAAVNLLLWRVSARTSLRQSMNRASTSLGQMLSVIASDFLQGAEDDPSSLAELAAAQKAYAAAYPQVMTNLREAKFERYFLGQEKLYALERSTATAISTLAQSIGGLRSAAFAQSALLKEIRGRTAQTPLSPAQRLISPLNSRSSSYTAASIDGDNGPYFGNKAGKAPLQTPTDTFEVFVTMMGPHMEALADILSRVLRDPPFGDAPDYDVRVLDDFRFHLTDALSGFNLSRAAALSELYLLIDQSRSRSDKTKAEFEEVAAACGHFSFSLQSLGEEMSKYLDVVDDLKYVSDRSKRSWRWLLWFRKPSSRGLSMSALPYEPTDTSSWIKPIKKSAVPKGIPESMVERRDTFAWKAAPEASRVLATISQHVLKFTRTLARDEIRFGLKVGIGASLWAMWAFIDATRDWYMYYRGEWGLLSFMIVCSMTVGASNTTGWARFLGTFFGAFFSVVNWNLSQGNAIALASLGALVAFWNFFLIVARGKAPLGRMTLLAYNVSTLYAYSLSQKLNDDYGDDEGEGGRHPLIIFIAEKRAMSVIAGILWGLIVCRLIWPISARQKFKEGMSMLYLQMGLIWRRGPLAILLRSDCTQSYLRSGEQGALQRYADRLEALRQAAASEFELRGPFPFETCGRIMRSTNRILDGFYAMSLVTQLKGRLTPGERALLQYTAPERAVLCDRMCHVFQVLASSMMLEYPLTDAVPSVDGVRDRLLSKIFAFRNAQEVLEPGLRRGEGSAGDTGLDIVLEEKDYALLYAYALVTGQVAEELKVAEREMESLFGVLNEESLLLQ; encoded by the exons aTGAATACTGCGTCCCCGGCTCGGACCGCGCAGCAACCAGAGCGGCCTGAAGCCCACCGCTCAACACCTAGCCAA CATGTTGAAAACAACTCTGCCGCTCCTCTGTCCCACACGCCGCGCGAGTCGCCCTCCCGGGCTTCCGAACCCCAATATGAGTCCCtccccaacggcgacgccgccatgaggGCGCCCTCCAAGGATTCCGCCCTCCGGCGCGCCTTCAAGACCCTCGGGCGCAAGCTCcatgcgcccgccgccggctttGCACGCTGGTTGGCTTCGCCCAAGGGGCGCGGCGTGCTCAAGTGCACCATTGCCTACACCatcgccagcctcgccaccTTTGTCGCGCCCTTGTCCGACTTCCTCGGCCGGCCCGACGGTaagcacgtcgtcgccaccattACCGTATACTTCCATGCCTCGCGCTCTGCCGGCTCCATGATCGAGGCCGTTCTcatcgccagcgtcgccgtcgcctacGCCGAGCTCATATCGATCCTCTCCATGGCCACATCGGTCTTCGTCGGCTCCGCTCTCGGGCTCGTTACCCTGgcgcacgtcctcgtcgttgtcgtcttcatcggcggcggcttcggcttcaTGGGCTGGGTCAAGCAAAAAATGTCCAACCCGCTCGTCAATGTCGGCAGCACCCTGGCCtcgctcgccatcatcggcgtAGTCACCAAGGAaaacgccgtcgtcgacaacgtcTTCTCCAACCACAAGATTGTGCAGGTCTTCAAGATGCTCATCATGGGCATCACCACGGCCGCAGCCGTCAACCTCCTACTCTGGAGAGTCTCGGCCCGCACGTCGCTCCGCCAGTCCATGAACCGCGCATCGACCTCTCTTGGCCAGATGCTGTCCGTCATTGCGAGCGATTTCCTCCAGGGTGCAGAGGACGATccctcgtcgctcgccgagTTGGCAGCTGCGCAAAAGGCCTACGCCGCGGCCTACCCGCAGGTCATGACCAACCTCCGCGAGGCCAAGTTTGAGCGCTACTTCCTCGGACAGGAAAAGCTCTATGCCCTCGAAAGATCaaccgccaccgccatctcCACACTCGCCCAGTCCATTGGCGGCTTGCGCAGTGCAGCCTTTGCCCAATCCGCTCTGCTCAAGGAGATACGCGGGCGGACGGCACAAACACCGTTGTCTCCCGCCCAGAGACTCATCTCTCCCCTCAACAGCCGCTCTTCGAGCTACACGGCGGCTAGCATCGATGGCGACAACGGACCGTACTTTGGGAACAAAGCGGGCAAGGCTCCTCTGCAGACGCCGACAGACACGTTTGAGGTCTTTgtgacgatgatgggtcCCCACATGGAAGCCCTCGCTGACATTCTTTCTCGGGTTCTTCGCGATCCGCCCTTTGGCGACGCACCCGACTACGACGTCAGGGTGTTGGACGACTTCAGGTTCCACTTAACCGACGCTTTGAGCGGCTTCAACCTaagccgcgccgccgctctgtCTGAGCTGTATCTGTTGATCGACCAGAGTCGATCCCGGTCCGACAAGACAAAAGCCGAGTTCGAGGAGGTTGCCGCAGCTTGCGGACACTTCAGCTTCAGCTTGCAAAGTCTTGGAGAAGAAATGTCAAAGTACttggacgtcgtcgatgatcTCAAGTACGTGAGCGACCGCAGCAAGCGGAGCTGGCGGTGGTTGCTGTGGTTCCGAAAACCCTCCTCTCGGGGcttgtccatgtcggccCTGCCTTACGAGCCGACCGACACATCGAGCTGGATCAAGCCGATCAAAAAGTCGGCGGTCCCCAAGGGGATCCCCGAATCCATGGTCGAACGCCGGGATACCTTTGCCTGGAaggcggcgcccgaggccAGCCGAGTGCTTGCCACCATCTCGCAGCATGTGCTCAAGTTCACCCGAACTTTGGCGAGAGACGAGA TTCGCTTTGGACTCAAGgtgggcatcggcgcctcCCTCTGGGCCATGTGGGCGTTCATCGACGCCACCCGCGATTGGTACATGTACTACCGCGGCGAATGGGGCTTGCTGTCGTTTATGATTGTGTGCTCCATGACGGTCGGCGCGTCCAACACGACCGGCTGGGCTCGCTTCCTCGGCACCTTCTTTggcgccttcttctccgtaGTTAACTGGAATCTGAGCCAGGGCAATGCCATCGCGTTGGCCTCCTTGGGCGCGCTCGTGGCGTTTTGGAACTTTTTCCTCATCGTGGCACGGGGCAAGGCGCCGCTGGGACGCATGACGCTGCTGGCCTACAACGTGTCGACGCTGTATGCGTACAGCCTCAGCCAAAAGCTCAACGACGactacggcgacgacgagggcgaaggagggcggcatccgctcatcatcttcatcgccgAGAAGCGAGCCATGTCGGTGATTGCCGGCATCCTATGGGGGCTCATTGTGTGCCGACTCATCTGGCCCATCTCGGCTCGCCAGAAGTTCAAGGAAGGCATGTCGATGCTGTACCTGCAGATGGGCTTGATCTGGCGCCGTGGGCCTCTggccatcctcctccgcagCGACTGCACGCAGAGCTACCTTCGCTCGGGTGAGCAGGGCGCCTTGCAGAGATATGCCGACcggctcgaggcgctgcgacaggccgcggcgtcggaaTTCGAGCTCCGGGGCCCATTTCCTTTCGAGACGTGTGGCCGCATCATGCGAAGCACGAACCGCATCCTCGACGGATTCTACGCCATGAGTCTGGTCACGCAGCTCAAGGGCAGGCTCACGCCGGGCGAGCGCGCGTTGCTGCAGTATACTGCCCCGGAACGGGCGGTGCTGTGCGACCGCATGTGCCACGTTTTCCAGGTCCTGGCCAGCTCCATGATGCTCGAGTACCCGCTGACCGACGCCGTGCCGAGTGTCGACGGCGTACGAGACCGCCTTCTCAGCAAAATCTTTGCGTTCCGCAACGCGCAGGAGGTGTTGGAGCCGGGGCTCCGACGCGGCGAAGGGTCTGCGGGCGATACCGGGCTGGACATTGTACTGGAAGAAAAGGACTACGCCCTGCTCTATGCGTACGCGCTCGTCACGGGACAGGTtgccgaggagctcaaggtgGCGGAGCGAGAGATGGAAAGCCTGTTTGGCGTGCTCAACGAGGAGTCTTTGCTCTTGCAATGA
- a CDS encoding uncharacterized protein (COG:S~EggNog:ENOG503PCEQ), with translation MGSLAPPPHYQHIVVRGLPYERGLSHGQQARAKILASLEHYSQPGKLPPWDTCRRIIHEVYIPGVERFFPEALPEMQGIADGAGVDLDKIVLLNARYDLARVRGMGIRPHPSSATLPSSSSSSSSSSSSTPTNPPTAVPAPVSTRDGSTNGNNVNNTNPSIHNNNKDNVNVNENDKHTWDDENNADPSLQECTAAGLLSSATSTRSVLLAQNWDMSASVHDNDTALLLEVHPHPSERLPAMFLVTEAGQLGRSGVNAAGLGVCACSLMSTEDYFPLVLDDREADKKWQMQAQQKDGQQQRKDEKVNKWQQTPLLPMTLMRRQFLHNINFANGLINIRNAPRHVSNRLVVGTADDFVINMEVTPSAVHLAYPDLLHTVPPSPISMSMSMPSTYNHHHNSNGCPSFVVGANHFVNPAFHASGWADRNPGGSTWFRDVRVAQGLRRPGGSAMRRAAMAVKNGKAVVRSSKIVVGDDNTGVQSGKMMVGDGKVLDGDGNDDGDAAAVVAAAPGGDGLLLTPEDVTEAFCDHLSAPSSVCQHVGDCTVRGVPDYPYRGRQITLAHVRYDLTRRTATVCKGPPCVGVFQEFALPPVPNV, from the exons ATGGGgtccctcgcgccgccgccgcactaCCAGCACATCGTGGTCCGCGGGCTGCCGTACGAGCGCGGCCTCTCgcacgggcagcaggcgcggGCCAAGATCCTGGCCAGCCTCGAGCACTACAGCCAGCCGGGCAAGCTGCCGCCTTG GGACACATGCCGGCGCATCATCCACGAGGTGTACATCCCCGGCGTGGAGCGCTTCTTCCCCGAGGCGCTCCCCGAGATGcagggcatcgccgacggggcgggcgtcgacctcgacaagaTTGTCCTGCTCAACGCGCGGTACGACCTCGCGCGCGTCCGCGGCATGGGCATCCGTCCTCATCCGAGCAGTGCGACCctgccgtcttcttcttcttcttcttcttcttcttcctcctctacTCCGACGAACCCCCCGACTGCCGTGCCTGCCCCTGTGAGTACTAGAGACGGCAGCACCAACGGCAACAACGTCAACAACACCAACCCCTCGAtccacaacaacaacaaggacAACGTCAACGTAAACGAAAATGACAAGCACACATGGGACGATGAGAATAATGCCGACCCCTCCCTCCAAGAgtgcaccgccgccggcctcctctcctccgccaCGTCCACGCGCTCCGTCCTGCTCGCCCAAAACTGGGACATGTCGGCCAGCGTGCACGACAACGACacggccctcctcctcgaggtgcacccgcacccgtccgagcgcctgcccgccatgttcctcgtcaccgaggccggccagCTGGGCCGCTCGGGCGTCAACGCCGCGGGGCTGGGCGTGTGCGCCTGCTCGCTCATGTCGACGGAGGATTACTTTCCGCTGGTGCTAGACGACCGAGAGGCGGATAAAAAATGGCAGATGCAGGCACAGCAGAAAgatgggcagcagcagcggaagGACGAGAAGGTTAATAAGTGGCAGCAGACGCCGCTCCTCCCCATGACGCTCATGCGCCGCCAGTTCCTCCACAACATCAACTTCGCCAACGGCCTCATCAACATCCGCAACGCCCCGCGCCACGTCTCcaaccgcctcgtcgtcggcaccgcaGACGACTTTGTCATCAACATGGAGgtcacgccctcggccgtgcACCTCGCGTATCCGGACCTGCTGCACACtgtgccgccgtcgcccatctccatgtccatgtccatgccctcgacgtacaaccaccaccacaacagCAACGGCTGCCCGtcgttcgtcgtcggcgccaaCCACTTCGTCAACCCGGCCTTCCACGCCAGCGGCTGGGCGGACCGCAACCCTGGCGGCAGCACGTGGTTCCGCGACGTGCgcgtcgcgcagggcctgcggcggccgggggggagcgcgatgaggagggccgccatggcggtgaAGAATGGAAAAGCGGTGGTGCGAAGCAGCAAGATTGTGGTGGGCGACGATAATACGGGGGTGCAGAGCGGCAAGATGATggtgggcgacggcaaggtgcTGGATGGTGATGGaaatgatgatggcgatgctgctgctgtggtggcggcggcgccaggggGCGACGGTCTGCTCCTCACGCCAGAGGACGTGACCGAGGCCTTCTGCGACCACCtctcggccccgtcgtcggtgtGCCAGCACGTCGGGGACTGCACGGTGCGCGGCGTGCCCGACTACCCGTACCGCGGGCGGCAGATCACCCTCGCGCACGTCCGGTACGACCTGACgcggaggacggcgacggtgtgCAAGGGGCCGCCCTGCGTGGGCGTCTTTCAGGAGtttgcgctgccgcccgtgcccaACGTCTGA